Proteins from a single region of Fodinibius sp. Rm-B-1B1-1:
- a CDS encoding glycosyltransferase, with protein sequence MQKICLVIHSLGIGGMERVMAELANNFSAREDVQVHIILIGRKREVAYQISELVTIHKPNFRFQNKRRHLDTLRTIVFLRTTVKRINPDTVLSFGELWNNLVLIALKGLDVPIYISDRSQPDKNLGQLHNYLRRQLYPKAEGYIAQTEKAREICLTNGWNTNVEVIGNPIRSIKREHAIQKDNIVLSVGRLIDTKHFDQLIKIFVEVAPPGWRLMIVGGDAKKQNISSQLYSLVKELNADGQVQLEGEQSDIHRYYNRSKIFAFTSSSEGFPNVIGEALSAGLPVVAYDCIAGPSEMIVDNKNGFLVPLFDQEKFKRKLKQLMNDEQLRNQMSEKCAESISHLNSSDTADRFFSFITINNHHYTPVRVGI encoded by the coding sequence ATGCAGAAAATATGTCTTGTTATCCATTCGCTGGGTATCGGGGGGATGGAAAGGGTTATGGCTGAGCTTGCAAATAATTTTTCAGCACGAGAAGATGTTCAGGTTCATATTATTTTGATAGGTAGAAAACGCGAGGTAGCTTATCAGATTTCAGAATTGGTTACCATTCATAAACCAAATTTTAGATTTCAGAATAAGCGGCGTCATCTTGATACCCTTCGTACGATTGTTTTTTTACGGACAACGGTTAAACGAATTAATCCTGATACGGTGCTAAGTTTTGGGGAACTGTGGAATAATTTGGTTCTCATTGCCTTGAAGGGATTGGATGTTCCTATTTATATATCTGATCGAAGTCAGCCCGATAAAAATCTTGGTCAATTACATAATTATCTTCGCCGACAATTGTATCCAAAAGCGGAGGGATATATTGCACAGACCGAAAAGGCCCGAGAAATTTGTTTAACAAATGGATGGAATACGAATGTTGAAGTGATCGGGAATCCGATAAGAAGTATTAAGAGAGAGCATGCAATTCAAAAAGACAATATTGTTCTGTCTGTCGGCCGGTTAATTGACACTAAACATTTCGATCAGCTTATAAAAATATTTGTAGAGGTTGCTCCCCCAGGTTGGAGATTAATGATTGTAGGTGGAGATGCGAAGAAGCAGAATATATCCAGCCAGCTTTACAGCTTGGTTAAAGAATTAAATGCTGACGGACAAGTACAGCTCGAAGGAGAACAATCTGATATTCACCGATATTATAACAGGAGTAAAATATTTGCTTTTACTTCCAGTTCAGAGGGGTTCCCCAATGTCATAGGAGAAGCGCTCTCGGCTGGCCTGCCGGTTGTTGCTTATGACTGTATAGCAGGACCTTCAGAAATGATAGTAGATAATAAAAATGGATTTCTTGTTCCCCTCTTTGATCAGGAAAAATTTAAACGAAAGCTAAAACAGTTGATGAATGATGAGCAACTAAGAAATCAAATGAGTGAAAAATGTGCTGAATCTATAAGTCATTTAAATTCGAGTGATACTGCTGATCGTTTTTTCAGCTTTATCACGATAAATAATCATCATTACACTCCTGTGAGGGTGGGTATATGA
- a CDS encoding sugar transferase: protein MYLIVKRIIDIVFSMVILALLSPLVILISILLFIQNRGHLFFYQQRIGYQEKPFWIIKFKTMSDKKDAEGHLMPDTERITKVGEWVRQLSLDELPQLINVLKGEMSLVGPRPLLPKYVPLYSERQHHRHDVKPGITGWAQVNGRNSISWTQKFEHDLYYVTHQSLYLDLKILWLTFIKVLQREGVNQSEMRPMQPFDGTN, encoded by the coding sequence ATGTATCTAATTGTTAAACGAATAATAGATATTGTTTTTTCAATGGTTATTCTGGCATTGCTGAGTCCTCTTGTGATATTGATTTCGATACTTCTTTTTATCCAAAATAGGGGACACCTCTTTTTTTACCAGCAACGTATTGGCTATCAGGAAAAACCGTTTTGGATCATAAAATTTAAAACAATGTCGGATAAGAAAGATGCCGAGGGACACCTGATGCCCGATACCGAACGAATTACAAAAGTCGGAGAGTGGGTGCGCCAGCTTTCTTTGGATGAACTTCCTCAACTTATCAATGTATTGAAGGGAGAGATGAGTTTAGTGGGGCCGCGTCCGCTGTTACCCAAGTATGTGCCTCTATATTCTGAACGACAACATCACCGGCATGATGTAAAGCCCGGTATAACTGGTTGGGCCCAGGTAAATGGACGGAATTCTATCAGTTGGACCCAAAAATTTGAGCATGATCTATATTACGTTACGCACCAGTCGCTGTATTTAGATCTGAAAATATTATGGCTAACGTTTATAAAAGTATTGCAGCGTGAGGGGGTAAATCAATCTGAAATGCGTCCCATGCAACCATTTGATGGAACAAATTAA
- a CDS encoding glycosyltransferase, which yields MKILINTASTYKGGGVQVAQSFLEECQQFRDHEYHVVLGEMIAELIDTNRYPSNFFFYKIGYRPATRVLGFKSQSEFFEKLEQKVNPDVVFTTSGPAYWRPHAPHVVGYNLPHYVYKDSPFFNQISFWKKKKWALKGAIVTHFFKKEADAYVVQTDDVNERLQPIVKSHRVYTVSNTYNQHYEHPRKFGDKLHRQSDQEFRFLILSAWHAHKNLEIIPTVIKALPEAVRERVRFVVTLPEEDFKRSFSDKLGEHIINVGPIRPEEGPSLYKECDALFLPTLLECFSATYAEAMKMGKPIITSDLGFAHTVCGDAALYADPVNPNEWAARIIQLINDSDLRQTLIQNGREEQKKFLSARQRAERYLDICRKVVKADRNKDRKIVVVNQAVNYLTVGLCNAFTEEFGQVDLITGSIHEQGESLKKSVRVTKMNTWVDRPSWKKMLSYVWGCLRIYTLLLTRYRKHDVFFMSLPPMAYLLSIVLPNRCSMLIWDVYPDVFKITGMTETNLLYKTWAKLNKIAFKKAHRVYTIGVKMAELLANYVDREKIQITPIWSIFQSNGKVEKENNPFVLAQQLQDKFVVQYSGNIGLTHNVETMIALAEKMKDHDDILFQIIGRGTRVPHLKALVKEKNLLNCQFLPFQSDEMFPYSLSAADIGVVILDEATSKGSVPSKSYNLMSYGIPALYIAGEDSELYDYAVKYQHAKCVSSSNLQEAANFILSLKSDCNLREKYAQNAVKASQNYRRSNADKIVEYYLA from the coding sequence ATGAAAATTCTCATAAATACTGCCAGCACGTATAAGGGAGGAGGCGTACAGGTTGCCCAATCATTTTTAGAAGAGTGTCAACAGTTCAGGGATCATGAATACCATGTCGTTTTAGGAGAGATGATTGCTGAACTTATCGATACAAATCGTTACCCATCGAATTTCTTTTTTTATAAGATAGGTTACCGGCCCGCAACACGGGTTTTGGGATTCAAATCGCAAAGTGAGTTCTTCGAAAAGTTAGAACAAAAAGTTAATCCTGATGTGGTATTTACCACCTCGGGACCGGCTTATTGGCGTCCTCATGCACCGCATGTTGTAGGATATAATTTGCCGCATTATGTGTATAAAGATTCTCCCTTTTTTAATCAGATATCATTTTGGAAGAAAAAAAAGTGGGCCTTGAAGGGAGCAATCGTCACACATTTCTTTAAAAAAGAAGCTGATGCATATGTCGTTCAGACTGATGACGTTAATGAACGATTACAGCCCATTGTAAAAAGTCATCGGGTGTATACAGTATCAAACACCTATAATCAGCACTATGAGCATCCCCGAAAATTTGGCGATAAGCTTCATCGCCAGAGTGACCAAGAATTTCGCTTTTTGATTTTATCAGCATGGCATGCCCATAAAAATCTGGAAATAATTCCCACCGTAATTAAAGCCTTACCTGAAGCGGTGAGAGAGCGTGTTCGATTTGTGGTGACCCTTCCAGAGGAGGATTTTAAAAGGAGTTTTTCTGATAAGTTAGGAGAACATATTATCAATGTTGGACCTATCCGGCCCGAGGAGGGGCCATCGCTGTATAAAGAGTGTGATGCGCTATTTCTACCAACATTGCTCGAATGTTTTTCTGCAACCTATGCTGAGGCGATGAAGATGGGAAAGCCAATCATAACGTCTGACTTAGGCTTTGCGCATACCGTTTGTGGTGATGCTGCCTTATATGCTGATCCGGTAAATCCCAATGAATGGGCAGCCCGAATTATACAGTTGATAAATGATTCCGATCTCAGACAAACATTAATACAGAATGGTAGAGAAGAACAAAAGAAGTTTTTGTCTGCCAGACAGCGGGCTGAACGGTATCTCGATATTTGCCGAAAGGTTGTCAAAGCTGATCGGAATAAGGACCGAAAAATTGTAGTTGTTAATCAGGCCGTCAACTATTTGACGGTAGGTTTGTGTAACGCTTTTACCGAGGAGTTTGGGCAGGTAGATTTGATAACGGGTAGCATTCATGAGCAAGGGGAATCACTAAAAAAATCTGTTAGGGTTACGAAGATGAATACATGGGTAGATCGTCCCAGCTGGAAAAAGATGCTTTCTTATGTATGGGGATGCTTGAGGATCTATACGTTATTACTTACGCGGTACCGAAAACACGATGTGTTTTTCATGTCGTTGCCACCAATGGCCTACCTGTTATCCATAGTTCTTCCTAACCGCTGCAGTATGCTTATTTGGGATGTTTATCCCGATGTATTTAAGATTACAGGGATGACAGAGACTAACCTTTTATATAAAACGTGGGCTAAGCTGAACAAGATAGCGTTCAAGAAGGCCCACCGGGTGTATACTATTGGTGTTAAAATGGCCGAATTGTTAGCTAATTATGTGGATCGAGAGAAAATTCAAATTACGCCTATTTGGTCCATTTTTCAGTCTAATGGGAAGGTTGAAAAAGAAAATAATCCCTTTGTTTTGGCTCAACAGCTGCAAGATAAGTTTGTTGTACAGTACTCCGGAAATATTGGGTTGACCCATAATGTGGAAACGATGATAGCGTTGGCCGAAAAGATGAAAGATCATGATGATATTTTGTTTCAGATTATTGGTCGGGGGACGCGCGTACCTCATTTAAAAGCATTAGTAAAAGAGAAAAATTTACTCAACTGCCAGTTTTTGCCCTTCCAGTCTGATGAAATGTTTCCATATTCTCTTTCGGCAGCTGACATTGGTGTTGTTATCCTTGATGAAGCCACTTCAAAGGGCAGTGTGCCCAGCAAGTCGTATAACCTTATGAGCTATGGTATCCCAGCGTTATATATCGCAGGGGAAGATTCTGAGCTCTATGACTACGCCGTGAAGTATCAGCATGCAAAATGTGTGAGTAGTTCAAACTTGCAAGAGGCTGCCAATTTTATTCTTTCGCTTAAATCAGACTGTAATTTAAGGGAGAAATATGCCCAAAATGCGGTCAAAGCGTCTCAAAATTATCGTCGCTCTAACGCTGATAAAATTGTCGAATACTATTTGGCATGA
- a CDS encoding glycosyltransferase family 2 protein: protein MNKETKKEPFVSVLTPVYNGAKYLEECIQSVLNQTYSNWEYVIVDNQSTDGSLDIIKKYVEQDSRIRVHSNEEFLPQMENLNHAFRQISPKSKYCKVVHADDWLFPECIAKMVELGEAHPSVGIVSAYRLDETVVNLDGLPYPSHVNEGKEVARRYLKHGTSQFGSPSSLLLRSDLIRKRDKVYEDSLLATDTTACIDLLQESDFGFVHEVLTFTRRHDMSISNTEAKENNAFIHARLFCLLTYGPIFLSEEEYKKSFTFQVNKYYILLARNLFETKSIEEFNRQREILDHLELEFETGRFLKNVMREMVLQLFSIFGLKLEKA, encoded by the coding sequence ATGAACAAGGAAACTAAAAAAGAGCCATTTGTAAGCGTTTTGACGCCGGTTTATAATGGCGCGAAATACTTAGAAGAATGTATTCAGAGCGTGCTTAATCAGACCTACAGTAATTGGGAGTACGTAATTGTTGACAACCAAAGTACGGATGGCAGTCTTGATATCATCAAAAAGTATGTAGAGCAAGATAGTCGTATTAGGGTTCATTCTAATGAGGAATTCTTGCCACAGATGGAAAACCTGAACCATGCATTTCGGCAAATCTCCCCCAAGAGTAAATATTGTAAGGTGGTCCATGCCGATGATTGGCTGTTTCCCGAGTGTATTGCCAAAATGGTTGAACTGGGCGAAGCACATCCATCCGTGGGGATTGTTAGTGCCTATCGGTTAGATGAAACCGTCGTAAATTTAGATGGTTTGCCATATCCAAGTCACGTTAATGAGGGCAAAGAAGTTGCCCGGAGATACCTGAAGCATGGGACCTCACAATTTGGCTCTCCGTCTTCTTTGTTACTTCGGTCGGATCTTATCCGGAAACGGGATAAGGTGTATGAGGATTCCCTTTTGGCAACAGATACTACTGCTTGTATCGATCTATTACAAGAGTCCGACTTTGGATTTGTTCATGAGGTACTCACGTTTACACGTCGCCATGATATGAGCATATCAAATACTGAGGCCAAAGAGAATAATGCGTTTATTCATGCAAGGTTGTTTTGCCTGTTAACCTATGGACCCATTTTTCTAAGTGAGGAGGAGTACAAAAAAAGCTTCACATTTCAGGTAAATAAGTATTACATCTTGCTTGCACGCAATTTATTTGAGACTAAGTCCATAGAAGAATTTAACCGTCAACGCGAAATACTTGATCATTTAGAGTTAGAGTTCGAGACTGGTCGTTTTCTCAAAAACGTTATGAGAGAAATGGTTCTGCAACTCTTTAGTATTTTTGGATTGAAATTAGAAAAGGCCTGA
- a CDS encoding NAD(P)-dependent oxidoreductase: MEKIIVTGATGFIGRHAIKMLQNKGFDVHAITSKDIPKCLDNDIKWHSVDLFDYAKVTTFCGQVAANNLLHLAWYDDHKLRMTSPVNIDWVEASLHLVRRFAENGGQRIVLAGSCAEYNWQYGYCNEALTPTGNSSIYGVCKASLNKVVEKYCQEKGIQYSCGRFFSMYGPYESEDRLIPYVIKNLLRGQQARLKHANQIRDYLYITDVADALVTLLKSEAKGSVNIGSGQPKKLREIVAMVGKKLNREELIIYQNKNSTQSQYSVVFADISLLRDKLGWMPKYDLETGIDKTIDWWKAQLKMKTKQF; this comes from the coding sequence TTGATGTTCATGCCATCACATCTAAAGATATACCAAAATGTTTGGATAATGATATTAAATGGCACTCTGTAGATCTTTTTGATTATGCTAAAGTAACTACTTTTTGCGGGCAAGTAGCAGCCAATAATTTGTTACATCTGGCCTGGTATGATGATCATAAACTTCGAATGACTTCTCCAGTCAATATTGACTGGGTAGAGGCTTCTTTACATCTCGTCCGTAGATTTGCAGAAAATGGAGGACAGAGAATAGTTTTGGCGGGTAGTTGTGCCGAGTATAACTGGCAATACGGGTATTGCAATGAGGCACTCACGCCAACAGGCAACAGCTCAATATATGGAGTATGCAAAGCATCTTTGAATAAAGTTGTTGAAAAGTATTGCCAGGAGAAAGGGATTCAATATTCCTGTGGAAGATTTTTTTCTATGTATGGGCCTTATGAATCTGAGGATCGATTAATACCCTATGTAATAAAAAATTTGTTAAGAGGGCAGCAAGCCAGGCTAAAACATGCTAATCAAATTAGGGATTATCTATATATAACTGATGTGGCAGATGCATTGGTAACATTGCTTAAAAGTGAAGCTAAAGGTTCAGTAAATATTGGATCGGGTCAGCCCAAAAAATTGCGCGAAATTGTAGCGATGGTCGGCAAAAAGCTCAACAGGGAAGAGCTGATTATATACCAGAATAAAAATAGTACCCAGAGTCAATATTCAGTAGTATTTGCTGACATATCTCTACTTCGTGATAAACTTGGGTGGATGCCTAAATATGATTTGGAAACTGGAATTGACAAAACAATTGATTGGTGGAAAGCCCAATTAAAAATGAAAACTAAGCAATTTTAA
- a CDS encoding protoporphyrinogen/coproporphyrinogen oxidase: MNIRILGTGMAGFGAAYRLRQEGVKSDLYMYDKNAYIGGHTATFETNDGFIFDDGPHISFTDDKRIQDLLADNIDHEYETLKATVNNYWKGYWIKHPAQCNLHGLPSDLIVDVISDFVEAKHKTNGHIVNYKEWLYAKFGKTFAETFPMVYGKKYHTVDAENMDIDWLGPRLYQPDLQEVLKGALEPSTPDVHYVDKFRYPTNHGFAHYLDKFTSLAQIKLNHKVTGIDAKERLIHFNNGTTTDYDELISSIPLPELVTNIINDVPENIVEAGKKLACTSCIIVNIGIDRNDFTEAVWSYFYDTDIIFTRLSFPHLMSPNTVPDGCGSIQAEIYFSDKYRPVDRNPEECIKPVIQDLKKCGLLTEDDNILHTSTLFIKYANVIFDLDRQEALKIVHDYLDDIGIRYCGRYGDWGYLWTDEAFKSGENAAQQVLDNKLSTREI, translated from the coding sequence ATGAATATTCGGATATTAGGAACAGGGATGGCCGGCTTTGGCGCAGCATATCGACTACGACAAGAAGGGGTTAAAAGTGATCTATACATGTATGATAAAAATGCATACATCGGGGGACATACAGCTACTTTCGAAACAAATGATGGTTTTATTTTTGATGATGGCCCTCACATTTCGTTTACAGACGATAAAAGAATTCAGGACCTGTTGGCCGACAATATTGACCACGAGTATGAAACACTAAAGGCAACAGTAAATAATTATTGGAAGGGCTACTGGATTAAGCATCCCGCCCAATGTAATTTGCATGGATTGCCATCAGATTTAATCGTAGATGTTATTAGTGATTTTGTTGAGGCGAAACACAAAACCAACGGCCATATAGTAAACTATAAAGAGTGGCTCTATGCGAAATTCGGTAAAACTTTTGCCGAGACGTTTCCTATGGTTTATGGAAAAAAATATCACACGGTGGATGCAGAAAATATGGATATTGATTGGCTGGGGCCAAGACTCTATCAGCCTGACTTGCAAGAGGTTTTGAAAGGGGCTCTTGAGCCATCCACTCCTGATGTTCATTATGTTGACAAGTTTAGATATCCAACTAATCATGGGTTTGCCCATTACCTGGATAAATTTACCTCACTGGCTCAGATAAAACTGAATCATAAAGTAACGGGGATAGACGCAAAAGAACGGCTCATCCATTTCAACAATGGTACGACTACTGACTATGATGAACTGATTTCATCTATACCACTGCCAGAACTTGTTACCAATATCATTAATGATGTGCCAGAGAATATTGTGGAAGCCGGCAAAAAACTGGCCTGCACGAGTTGTATTATTGTAAACATCGGGATTGACAGGAATGATTTTACAGAAGCAGTGTGGAGCTACTTTTATGATACGGATATCATATTTACAAGACTGAGTTTTCCTCATTTAATGTCACCGAATACTGTGCCGGACGGGTGTGGAAGCATACAGGCCGAAATTTATTTTTCCGATAAATATCGCCCGGTAGATCGAAACCCGGAAGAATGTATTAAGCCGGTAATTCAGGATTTAAAGAAGTGTGGGTTACTGACTGAAGATGATAACATTCTGCATACGAGTACTTTATTTATCAAATATGCGAATGTGATTTTTGATCTTGACCGGCAAGAAGCATTGAAAATAGTCCATGATTACTTAGATGACATTGGGATACGATACTGTGGCCGGTATGGAGATTGGGGATACCTGTGGACTGATGAAGCTTTTAAGAGTGGAGAGAATGCTGCACAACAAGTTTTAGATAACAAACTATCAACGAGAGAAATATGA
- a CDS encoding outer membrane beta-barrel protein encodes MSSIRAILLTTFIIILIIISGFTNNAKAQNIDWGPTAGLTVSSHLNKFWFIEDDIRIRLNPDVAVGYQLGLIGRANISSTLRIQLEPSIILLGAKYDDSFTLRGVEFETDSRTELTYIQLPLLLQLSTAENQYNVYGRKRSITTYHISGGLFGGYLLDARFEGTNRGAPIGIEFEGGFSNDVTPQYSNYDVGPMLGLGLERGHYNKVGFETRAQFSIIDSGSEKLFFFRPQNIALTFSLYVLF; translated from the coding sequence ATGAGCAGCATTCGAGCGATTTTATTAACGACATTCATCATTATCCTCATTATTATTTCAGGATTTACTAACAATGCGAAAGCACAAAATATAGACTGGGGACCTACGGCGGGGCTCACGGTTAGTTCTCACCTCAACAAATTTTGGTTTATCGAAGATGATATCCGCATCCGATTAAATCCTGATGTTGCGGTAGGTTATCAACTTGGTCTGATAGGACGGGCAAATATCAGTTCTACTCTTCGTATTCAGTTAGAGCCATCCATAATACTTTTAGGTGCCAAATACGATGACTCTTTTACGTTAAGAGGAGTCGAATTTGAAACAGATAGTCGAACAGAATTAACCTATATTCAGCTTCCTTTGTTGCTCCAACTCTCCACAGCTGAAAATCAATATAACGTATATGGTCGTAAGCGTTCTATTACCACCTATCATATTTCGGGGGGACTCTTTGGTGGATATTTATTGGATGCCCGATTTGAAGGAACAAATAGAGGCGCTCCTATCGGCATTGAATTCGAAGGGGGATTTTCTAATGATGTAACGCCTCAATATTCTAATTATGATGTAGGTCCTATGCTTGGATTGGGACTTGAACGCGGTCATTACAATAAGGTTGGATTTGAAACAAGAGCTCAGTTTTCAATCATTGATTCTGGTAGCGAAAAACTATTTTTCTTTCGACCTCAAAACATCGCATTAACATTCTCGTTGTATGTTTTGTTTTAA
- a CDS encoding glycosyltransferase yields the protein MKFSVIIPTYNDWQRLQQCVIALEDQTLSHDQYEVIVVDNSENGEIPEEVNLPSSVQLVHEPKPGSYAARNRGAKIATGEILAFTDSDCIPGRNWLKNAQKHFDQTTDLVGGKVEIFQPDGGSKYGYLYERVTAFPQHNNVPMGRGVTANLFVKKEVFEKMRGFNTTIKSGGDWEFTLRCTEAGHHMAYADDVKVKHPARNLHTIFRKHYRLTCGGALNIKREYGHSQLRMLGSHLKSGFTGRKKRSKVELSMNERFIVYSIDLMKFMYRVIIYVGVIFRLINPDKVRE from the coding sequence ATGAAATTTTCCGTAATCATACCTACTTATAACGATTGGCAAAGGTTGCAACAGTGTGTTATAGCCTTAGAAGATCAAACATTGTCTCACGATCAGTATGAAGTTATCGTGGTAGATAATAGTGAAAATGGAGAGATTCCAGAAGAGGTAAATTTGCCAAGCAGTGTTCAACTTGTCCACGAACCCAAACCTGGTTCTTATGCCGCTCGAAATAGAGGGGCCAAGATAGCTACAGGTGAAATATTGGCTTTTACAGACTCAGATTGTATTCCCGGTAGAAACTGGCTAAAAAATGCTCAAAAACATTTTGATCAAACGACAGATCTGGTTGGGGGAAAGGTGGAAATTTTCCAACCAGACGGGGGGAGTAAATATGGCTATTTGTATGAACGAGTAACGGCATTTCCACAGCATAACAATGTGCCTATGGGAAGAGGGGTGACAGCCAACTTATTTGTAAAAAAAGAAGTGTTTGAAAAGATGAGAGGATTTAATACAACAATTAAATCAGGAGGTGATTGGGAATTTACACTCAGATGTACCGAAGCTGGCCACCACATGGCTTATGCTGATGATGTAAAAGTAAAACATCCGGCGCGGAATTTGCACACTATTTTTAGAAAGCATTACCGCTTAACGTGTGGAGGAGCTTTAAACATAAAGAGAGAATATGGGCATAGCCAGTTGCGAATGTTGGGGAGTCATCTAAAAAGCGGATTCACAGGCAGAAAAAAGAGGTCAAAAGTAGAATTAAGTATGAATGAGCGTTTCATCGTTTATTCTATTGACCTGATGAAGTTTATGTATCGCGTAATTATTTATGTCGGAGTCATATTTCGATTGATAAATCCCGATAAAGTGAGAGAGTAA
- a CDS encoding sugar-transfer associated ATP-grasp domain-containing protein encodes MKTMIGQIQKNILGSHRLSNKNKVKNLLYYEARKRGAERSWKNRHQKVFEVNSSYAKSSPRNIEAEHKKIWAPFRDNVNVSTLNLCQNISGIADPRFIPEDIFVSDIEPTLLIEESVHFLSHKSFYNQWFDEGVFPKDILHRIDGEYLDQNFKRVERKQIQSCLADISYPVVMKPNKDSYGGKNIHFVRSKEELVRLVENEDNFVVQEQISQHDFFSKFNPVGLNTIRVYVYRSVVDHQLHILSTTLRMGKGGSLDNETDGGIHCLIKPSGHLNGYAVDKFCRKYSKHPDTNYPFEGIIPNYDGLKELTLKIAGKVFFSHIIGLDICLDTSNQWRVIELNTKGHTIRFSQYGGSPFLGKFTSEVIEFCKNNHWSLR; translated from the coding sequence ATGAAAACTATGATAGGTCAAATACAAAAAAATATTTTAGGGTCCCATAGACTGAGCAACAAAAATAAAGTAAAGAACTTACTTTATTACGAAGCTCGTAAAAGAGGAGCAGAGCGGTCATGGAAAAATCGTCATCAAAAGGTATTTGAAGTTAATAGCTCATATGCTAAGTCATCTCCAAGAAATATTGAGGCCGAACACAAAAAAATATGGGCTCCTTTTAGAGATAATGTTAACGTGAGTACACTTAATCTTTGCCAGAACATTTCAGGAATAGCAGATCCAAGATTTATTCCGGAAGATATTTTTGTATCTGATATTGAGCCTACATTGCTAATAGAAGAGTCTGTTCATTTCTTAAGTCATAAAAGTTTTTATAACCAGTGGTTTGATGAAGGAGTATTTCCAAAAGATATTTTGCATCGAATTGATGGAGAATATTTGGATCAAAATTTTAAACGAGTTGAAAGGAAGCAAATTCAAAGTTGCTTGGCTGATATTTCTTATCCGGTGGTAATGAAGCCCAATAAGGATTCCTATGGTGGAAAGAATATTCACTTCGTAAGAAGCAAAGAAGAATTAGTTAGGTTGGTAGAGAATGAAGATAACTTTGTAGTACAGGAACAAATTTCACAACATGATTTCTTTTCGAAGTTTAATCCTGTAGGGCTAAATACAATTAGGGTTTACGTATATCGATCAGTTGTAGATCATCAACTTCATATTTTAAGTACTACTCTTAGAATGGGTAAAGGGGGATCTCTCGATAATGAAACGGATGGTGGAATTCATTGTCTAATAAAACCAAGTGGTCATCTTAATGGATATGCTGTTGATAAGTTTTGCAGGAAGTATAGTAAGCATCCCGATACCAATTATCCATTTGAAGGAATTATCCCTAATTATGATGGATTAAAAGAACTTACCTTAAAAATAGCTGGCAAGGTATTTTTCTCACATATTATAGGATTGGATATTTGTTTGGATACAAGTAATCAATGGAGAGTAATAGAATTAAATACTAAAGGTCATACTATTCGTTTTTCTCAATATGGGGGAAGTCCATTTTTGGGAAAATTCACAAGTGAGGTAATTGAATTTTGTAAAAATAATCATTGGTCATTGAGGTGA